A portion of the Edaphobacter lichenicola genome contains these proteins:
- the pgl gene encoding 6-phosphogluconolactonase, with translation MPRAVSISYRVLPTPAATARAAAQLFTDSAVKAAESRGLARIAISGGTTPKTMFGLLADPAEPFLKQVPWDKLDLYWVDERCVPPDNAESNYRMTKEALLSKVPLAAERVHRMEGELDPEVAAARYESTIRNTFKLEGAETPTFDLVLLGMGDDGHTASLFPHTEALNEMSHIVVPNHVPQKDTWRITLTWPVINQGREVAFLIEGAGKTQVLHDVFLGTYQPETYPSQLIRPASGRLTLLLDAAAAAKLPAPANSDSTGTLELK, from the coding sequence ATGCCCCGTGCAGTCAGCATCTCTTATCGCGTACTACCAACACCGGCGGCCACAGCTCGGGCCGCCGCGCAGCTGTTCACGGACTCCGCGGTGAAGGCCGCGGAGTCTCGCGGTCTCGCTCGCATCGCTATTTCGGGGGGAACGACTCCGAAGACGATGTTCGGCCTGCTGGCAGACCCTGCAGAACCGTTCCTCAAGCAGGTTCCGTGGGACAAGCTTGACCTCTACTGGGTCGATGAACGCTGCGTGCCACCTGACAACGCCGAGTCGAACTATCGCATGACCAAAGAGGCGCTGCTGTCGAAGGTTCCGCTGGCTGCCGAGCGGGTTCACCGCATGGAGGGTGAGCTCGATCCGGAGGTTGCGGCGGCTCGATATGAGTCGACGATCCGCAATACGTTCAAGCTCGAGGGAGCAGAGACACCAACGTTTGATCTTGTGCTGCTCGGAATGGGCGACGACGGCCATACTGCGTCGTTGTTTCCTCATACCGAGGCGCTGAACGAGATGAGTCACATTGTCGTTCCGAACCATGTTCCGCAGAAAGATACGTGGCGCATCACGCTGACCTGGCCTGTGATCAATCAGGGCAGGGAGGTGGCCTTTTTGATCGAGGGCGCGGGCAAGACGCAGGTGCTGCATGACGTTTTTCTTGGCACGTACCAGCCCGAGACGTATCCTTCGCAGCTGATTCGTCCGGCGAGCGGGCGGCTCACGCTCTTGCTCGATGCGGCTGCAGCGGCTAAGCTGCCTGCACCGGCGAATTCCGATTCGACTGGCACTTTGGAGCTCAAATAG
- the zwf gene encoding glucose-6-phosphate dehydrogenase, protein MSTNISSTAAVQQPERTPDPCIVVIFGASGDLTKRKLLPALYHLEQSGLLPKDFAVVGVARRPLEKSFAPDMKEGIISGGGVEKDEAKLDPFVGRIQYHAMNFDDAAGYDALKKVLADIDKKFGTKGNRLFYLATAPEYFSDIVKYLGDHGMAKPEVKDGEAKNWVRTIVEKPFGHDLESAKALNNEVNKVFSEDQIFRIDHYLGKETVQNILVFRFGNGIFENVWNRNYIDHVEITAAESIGIEGRGPFYETAGALRDVVQNHVMELLSFVAMEPPVSFEASAVRAEKVKVWKAIPPIHPADTVRGQYGPGTVDGKAVVGYRQEERVHPRSQTETYAALRLEIDNWRWAGVPFYIRAGKRLGKRVTEITIQFKLPPQMLFKDAQGKGAEGIQPNVLSMRIQPDEGITLQFGAKVPGPTMTISKVDMDFSYAEAFGKSSANGYERLLLDAMLGDATLFAHRDGVEATWSLITPILEAWAKDPINSLPNYAAGTWGPATADAMLKTDGRKWRKL, encoded by the coding sequence ATGTCGACCAATATAAGCAGCACAGCAGCCGTCCAGCAGCCGGAGCGTACTCCCGATCCGTGCATCGTCGTAATCTTTGGCGCTTCGGGCGATCTGACCAAGCGCAAACTCCTCCCCGCGCTCTACCATCTTGAGCAGTCCGGGCTTTTGCCGAAGGACTTCGCAGTTGTCGGTGTGGCACGGCGTCCGCTTGAGAAGAGTTTTGCACCGGACATGAAGGAAGGCATCATCAGCGGCGGCGGCGTCGAGAAGGATGAAGCCAAGCTTGATCCATTTGTAGGGCGCATTCAGTATCACGCGATGAACTTCGACGACGCGGCGGGTTATGACGCGTTGAAGAAGGTGCTCGCCGATATCGATAAGAAGTTCGGCACGAAGGGGAACCGTCTGTTCTACCTTGCGACTGCGCCGGAGTACTTCTCGGACATCGTCAAGTATCTTGGCGATCATGGCATGGCGAAGCCAGAGGTCAAGGATGGCGAGGCGAAGAACTGGGTTCGCACCATCGTCGAGAAGCCGTTTGGCCACGATCTGGAGTCGGCCAAGGCGTTGAACAACGAGGTCAACAAGGTCTTCAGTGAAGACCAGATCTTCCGCATCGATCACTACCTGGGCAAGGAGACGGTGCAGAACATCCTGGTGTTCCGCTTCGGCAACGGCATCTTCGAGAACGTCTGGAACCGCAACTACATCGACCACGTTGAGATTACAGCGGCGGAGAGCATCGGTATCGAAGGCCGCGGGCCGTTTTATGAGACCGCTGGAGCTCTGCGCGACGTGGTGCAGAACCACGTGATGGAACTGCTCAGTTTTGTTGCGATGGAGCCACCGGTCTCGTTTGAAGCGTCCGCGGTGCGCGCTGAGAAGGTGAAGGTGTGGAAGGCGATTCCTCCCATTCATCCTGCTGATACTGTGCGCGGTCAGTACGGGCCGGGTACGGTTGACGGTAAGGCGGTTGTTGGTTACCGGCAGGAGGAGCGCGTTCATCCACGCTCTCAGACCGAGACCTATGCTGCGCTGCGGCTGGAGATCGATAACTGGCGCTGGGCCGGTGTGCCGTTCTACATCCGCGCTGGCAAGCGGTTGGGCAAGCGTGTGACCGAGATTACGATCCAGTTCAAGCTGCCGCCACAGATGCTCTTCAAGGATGCGCAAGGGAAGGGCGCCGAGGGCATTCAGCCGAATGTTCTTTCGATGCGTATCCAGCCGGACGAGGGCATTACGCTTCAGTTTGGTGCGAAGGTACCGGGCCCGACGATGACCATCAGCAAGGTCGACATGGACTTCAGCTACGCTGAGGCGTTCGGTAAGTCGTCTGCGAACGGCTACGAGCGGTTGTTGCTGGATGCGATGCTCGGCGACGCAACGTTGTTTGCTCATCGTGACGGCGTCGAAGCAACCTGGTCGCTGATTACTCCCATCCTTGAGGCTTGGGCGAAGGATCCGATCAACAGTCTTCCGAACTACGCGGCAGGAACGTGGGGCCCGGCAACTGCGGATGCGATGCTGAAGACCGACGGTCGTAAATGGCGCAAACTCTAA
- the gnd gene encoding phosphogluconate dehydrogenase (NAD(+)-dependent, decarboxylating): MELGIIGLGKMGFNMAERLRLAGHKVVGFDFNKDATAKLTAAGSLGVNSLEDLIKNLAAPRAVWIMVPSGDPVDQTIAKLEPLMQKGDTFIDGGNSNYKDTQRRHAELTNKGFEYVDCGTSGGVWGLKEGYSMMIGGDKGPVQRLTPIFEALAPAKNEGWGHVGPSGAGHFVKMVHNGIEYGLMQAYAEGFSIMKAKTPLNLDLPQISKIWQKGSVVRSWLLDLTSDALAKNPTLEGLEAFVPDSGEGRWTVTEAIDLNISAPVITESLIRRLRSREENNFTDRMISIMRGAFGGHDVKKS, translated from the coding sequence ATGGAACTCGGAATAATTGGCCTTGGCAAGATGGGCTTTAACATGGCAGAACGTCTGCGTCTTGCGGGCCACAAGGTTGTGGGCTTTGACTTCAACAAAGATGCAACAGCGAAGCTGACGGCGGCTGGTTCGCTTGGGGTCAACTCGCTCGAAGATCTGATAAAGAATCTAGCTGCACCGCGCGCCGTGTGGATCATGGTCCCGTCGGGGGATCCGGTCGATCAGACTATCGCGAAGCTTGAGCCGCTCATGCAGAAGGGCGACACCTTTATTGACGGGGGCAACTCGAACTATAAGGACACGCAACGCCGGCATGCGGAGTTGACGAACAAAGGATTCGAGTATGTAGATTGCGGTACGTCTGGCGGTGTATGGGGCCTGAAAGAGGGCTACAGCATGATGATCGGCGGCGATAAAGGACCGGTGCAGCGTCTTACTCCGATCTTTGAGGCGCTGGCACCAGCAAAGAACGAGGGTTGGGGTCATGTTGGTCCGTCGGGTGCGGGGCACTTTGTCAAGATGGTCCACAACGGCATTGAGTATGGCCTGATGCAGGCGTATGCCGAGGGGTTCTCGATCATGAAGGCTAAGACTCCGTTGAACCTCGATCTTCCTCAGATCTCGAAGATATGGCAGAAGGGTTCGGTGGTTCGTTCGTGGCTGCTCGATCTTACTTCTGACGCGCTGGCCAAGAATCCTACGCTTGAGGGTTTGGAAGCATTCGTTCCGGACTCGGGCGAGGGCCGCTGGACGGTGACCGAAGCGATCGATCTCAACATCTCTGCGCCGGTGATTACTGAGTCTCTTATCCGTCGCCTGCGTTCGCGCGAGGAGAACAACTTCACCGATCGCATGATCTCGATCATGCGCGGCGCCTTTGGTGGCCACGACGTCAAGAAGTCGTAG
- a CDS encoding oxidoreductase, producing the protein MTQSKQRVWFITGASTGFGRMLSEEVLKTGGKVVATARNIDKVADLEAKYPKAAKALALDVTDAGQVNSVVTQAFAQFGQVDVLVNNAGYGVAGAIEEVSEAEFMPMFETNVFGLLKVTRAFLPYLRKQRSGNILNISSIGGLIGGQGIGMYNATKFAVEGLSEALAAELAPLGIHVTVIEPGPFRTDFLGRSGVIAKTRISDYDTTAGNMRKYFSENNGKQKGDPLRAVQAMIQVVDSPNPPLHLLLGGSALQRMRAKLDAWQKEIAAWEPVTAGADFPEGK; encoded by the coding sequence ATGACTCAATCAAAGCAACGTGTCTGGTTCATCACGGGAGCATCGACGGGCTTTGGCCGGATGCTGTCAGAAGAGGTTCTGAAGACTGGCGGGAAGGTTGTTGCGACGGCTCGGAATATTGATAAAGTCGCGGATCTGGAAGCGAAATATCCGAAGGCCGCAAAGGCGCTCGCTCTGGATGTGACTGATGCCGGCCAAGTGAATTCGGTAGTAACGCAGGCGTTTGCCCAGTTCGGCCAGGTGGACGTGTTGGTCAACAACGCAGGTTATGGCGTTGCGGGTGCTATCGAAGAGGTCTCTGAGGCGGAATTTATGCCAATGTTCGAGACGAATGTCTTTGGCTTACTGAAAGTGACTCGGGCTTTTCTCCCTTATCTTCGAAAGCAACGCAGCGGCAACATTCTGAATATTTCGTCGATCGGTGGCCTGATTGGCGGACAGGGCATCGGTATGTATAACGCGACGAAGTTTGCTGTCGAGGGGCTGTCGGAGGCATTGGCAGCGGAGCTTGCGCCGCTGGGTATTCATGTCACTGTGATCGAGCCAGGTCCGTTCCGCACTGATTTTCTTGGCCGCTCTGGGGTGATTGCAAAGACTCGCATCAGCGACTACGACACTACCGCTGGCAATATGCGGAAGTATTTCTCCGAGAATAACGGAAAGCAAAAGGGCGATCCGCTTCGCGCCGTGCAGGCGATGATCCAGGTGGTCGATTCTCCGAATCCGCCGCTCCACCTTCTGCTTGGCGGCAGCGCACTGCAACGGATGCGGGCCAAGCTGGACGCCTGGCAAAAGGAGATTGCGGCCTGGGAGCCGGTAACCGCAGGAGCAGATTTTCCGGAGGGCAAGTGA
- the rpiB gene encoding ribose 5-phosphate isomerase B, translated as MKIAIASDHAGFPLKEEVREYVAKLGHEINDLGAYNTEPSDYPDFALLVGKALMAGEAERGILICGSGVGVCVAANKMPGVRAGMCHDTYSAHQGVEHDQMNVLVMGARIIGAALAFECVDAYLKARFIANEPRFVRRLNKVMAIEQQYMPEAAKAAALKS; from the coding sequence ATGAAGATTGCCATTGCTTCCGACCACGCTGGTTTTCCTTTGAAGGAAGAGGTGCGTGAGTATGTCGCGAAGCTCGGTCACGAAATCAACGATCTTGGAGCGTACAACACCGAACCCTCTGACTATCCCGACTTTGCTCTGTTGGTGGGCAAGGCGTTGATGGCTGGTGAGGCGGAGCGAGGCATTCTTATCTGCGGCTCCGGCGTAGGTGTTTGCGTTGCCGCCAACAAGATGCCGGGAGTTCGTGCGGGGATGTGTCACGACACCTACTCCGCACATCAGGGCGTTGAGCATGACCAGATGAATGTGTTGGTGATGGGTGCACGCATTATTGGTGCCGCCCTTGCCTTCGAGTGTGTCGATGCCTATTTGAAAGCTAGATTTATCGCAAACGAACCTCGCTTCGTGCGCCGTCTCAACAAGGTCATGGCGATTGAACAGCAATACATGCCAGAGGCAGCCAAGGCGGCCGCCCTCAAGTCATAA
- the tkt gene encoding transketolase yields the protein MSEQQDLKQNEIDQISINALRFLAVDMVEKAKSGHPGAPLGCSPIAYLLFHKIMKHDPSDPKWIDRDRFVLSNGHASALLYGALHLSGYDLPISQLEQFRQWGSHTPGHPEYGEAPGVEVTTGPLGQGFAMAVGMATAERHQAAVYNRDTYNIVDHHTYVLCGDGDLMEGISHEAASLAGTLALGKLIVLYDDNLISLDGPTELSFTEDVTKRFEAYHWHVQYVADGNDLVAIEKAILAAKAETTKPSLIRVRTVIGYGSPKAGTNKVHGEALGPEATRETKKNLGWPEDKSFYVPDEARKNWDTIKLKGKDLHASWTAEFEEYAKAYPEPAAQFDRTIKAKLADGWETKIPIFPIEKPMATRNAGQAVMQAIENVVPELFGGAADLTASTKTIFKDSPSFHVDPAGRNVFFGVREFGMCAMVNGMAAHGGLIPFGSTFFTFSDYCRNAIRLAALMSVHSLFIFTHDSIGLGEDGPTHQPVEQLMSLRLIPQLTDFHPADANETAACWQLALERKSASFMALSRQDLPTIDATIARAGARKGAYEVVSHGKDLILIATGSEVGLVTKAAEELKAEGINATVVSMPSFRIYEEQSDEYKAKLLPEATPKLAVEAGATLGWYKYVGHNGGVIGLDRFGASAPGPVALDKLGFNVANVVAHAKKLVKK from the coding sequence ATGAGCGAACAGCAGGATTTGAAGCAGAACGAAATTGACCAGATCTCCATCAACGCACTTCGCTTTCTCGCAGTCGATATGGTGGAGAAGGCGAAGTCCGGACATCCCGGAGCCCCGCTTGGATGCTCCCCGATCGCTTATTTGCTCTTTCACAAGATCATGAAGCACGATCCTTCGGATCCGAAGTGGATCGACCGGGACCGGTTCGTGCTTTCGAATGGGCACGCGTCGGCGCTGTTGTACGGTGCGCTGCATCTTTCGGGATACGACTTGCCGATCTCGCAGCTGGAGCAGTTCCGGCAGTGGGGTTCGCACACGCCTGGGCATCCGGAGTACGGTGAGGCGCCGGGCGTCGAGGTGACGACCGGACCGCTTGGGCAGGGTTTTGCCATGGCGGTTGGTATGGCGACTGCAGAGCGGCACCAGGCTGCGGTCTACAACCGCGATACATATAACATCGTTGACCACCACACGTATGTGCTCTGCGGCGATGGCGACCTGATGGAAGGGATCTCACATGAGGCGGCTTCGCTGGCTGGAACGCTGGCTCTGGGCAAGCTGATTGTGCTGTATGACGACAACCTGATCTCGCTCGATGGGCCGACGGAGCTGTCGTTCACCGAAGATGTGACGAAGCGATTTGAGGCGTACCACTGGCACGTGCAGTATGTGGCCGATGGAAACGATCTTGTAGCGATTGAGAAGGCGATTCTTGCCGCGAAGGCAGAGACAACGAAGCCGTCGCTGATTCGCGTGCGGACGGTGATCGGTTACGGCAGTCCCAAGGCCGGCACAAACAAGGTGCACGGCGAGGCGCTAGGGCCGGAGGCGACGAGGGAAACGAAGAAGAACCTGGGGTGGCCTGAGGATAAGAGCTTTTATGTTCCGGATGAGGCTCGCAAGAACTGGGACACGATTAAGCTGAAGGGTAAGGATCTGCATGCTTCGTGGACTGCGGAGTTTGAGGAGTATGCGAAGGCGTACCCAGAGCCCGCGGCGCAGTTTGACCGGACGATCAAGGCCAAGCTTGCCGACGGATGGGAGACGAAGATTCCGATCTTCCCCATTGAGAAGCCGATGGCAACGAGGAACGCCGGACAGGCTGTGATGCAGGCGATTGAGAATGTGGTGCCGGAGCTGTTTGGCGGCGCGGCTGACTTGACCGCTTCAACGAAGACGATCTTCAAGGATTCACCAAGTTTTCATGTGGACCCTGCAGGACGCAATGTGTTCTTCGGCGTGCGCGAGTTTGGCATGTGCGCGATGGTCAATGGCATGGCTGCACACGGTGGATTGATTCCGTTTGGGTCGACGTTCTTCACGTTCTCGGACTACTGCCGCAATGCAATTCGTCTGGCTGCTTTGATGAGCGTCCATTCGTTGTTTATCTTCACTCACGATTCGATCGGGTTGGGCGAGGATGGACCGACGCACCAGCCTGTTGAGCAGCTGATGAGTCTTCGCCTTATTCCGCAACTTACCGACTTCCATCCTGCGGATGCGAATGAGACGGCAGCGTGCTGGCAGCTTGCGCTGGAGCGGAAGAGTGCCAGCTTCATGGCTCTTTCGCGACAGGATCTGCCGACCATCGACGCTACGATTGCGCGCGCTGGTGCGCGTAAGGGTGCGTATGAGGTTGTTTCGCATGGCAAGGATCTGATTCTGATAGCGACTGGCTCTGAGGTTGGGCTTGTCACGAAGGCTGCGGAGGAATTGAAGGCTGAAGGTATCAACGCGACCGTCGTTTCCATGCCAAGCTTCCGCATCTATGAAGAGCAGAGCGATGAGTACAAGGCTAAGTTGTTGCCGGAAGCCACGCCGAAGCTGGCAGTGGAAGCCGGTGCGACGCTGGGTTGGTACAAGTACGTCGGCCATAACGGCGGTGTGATTGGCCTGGATCGCTTCGGTGCTTCGGCTCCGGGGCCGGTCGCTCTGGACAAGCTGGGCTTCAATGTTGCGAACGTCGTGGCACATGCCAAGAAGCTGGTAAAGAAGTAG
- a CDS encoding glycoside hydrolase family 15 protein → MIDLTSSYRWLDDDGPAFGAPGMEPRWTSSEKDAVATAYAASSRVWFTVSHGTLNEIYYPTIDRPQTRDMELLFSDGETFFHEEKRNFEYDFHYIDEAAPAVRVVASDLDGRYTVTKEFISDPHHPVVLMHVKITGDADILSRLKCYALLAPHLNGGGAGNSARSIDVAGQRCLLAWKGETSLAFGASCGFIRSSCGYAGTSDGYQNLAQDMRMTWQFGQALDGNLAIMGEVDIAKNPEFTIAISFGDGHHSAIAQMMQTLAASYDDLQERFLDQWRRVNSPARLAAASTDGGKLMRISHNVLLTHEDKTFSGAFIASASVPWGASKGDSDLGGYHLVWTRDMVQTASALLACGRTDTALRALVYLACTQKPDGSFAQNFWIDGTPYWTGIQLDEVAFPIILAWRLWKQDGLGNFDVFPFVERAASFLVRYAPVTQQERWEEAAGYSPSTLAAVISGLICAADIARDRESVELADYLETYADWIESHLDEWTTTTEGVLHPDVKYHYMRIRPPAQGEPFHDDSLPPGMIRINNREPGEKYEFEAREVIDGGFLELVRYGIRRPDDPLIVDSLKVVDHVLKIETPYGVSWRRYNHDGYGQKKDGGPYDGSGQGRAWPILTGERGHYELCAESDFTKYIKAIEQFSSVGGMLPEQVWDYDDIPSKGMYRGRSAGSAQPLVWAHAEYLKLLRSAADGRVFDRIQVVEERYAVPKGKRSFSNHIEIFEPTRPISSILSGHTLRIVDREHFHVVYTYDNWATTLKLDSRSVGYSGSFVDIPTGKDQVGKITFTLAWPVEGQKDRWLGRNIDVAIHTVPASTKV, encoded by the coding sequence ATGATCGACCTAACTTCTTCTTACCGCTGGCTTGACGACGACGGCCCCGCATTTGGGGCTCCTGGGATGGAACCGCGCTGGACTTCGAGCGAGAAAGACGCGGTTGCCACGGCGTATGCGGCTTCAAGCCGCGTGTGGTTTACGGTCTCGCACGGCACTTTGAACGAGATCTACTATCCGACGATCGACCGTCCGCAGACTCGCGATATGGAGCTGCTGTTCAGCGATGGAGAGACGTTCTTCCACGAAGAGAAGCGGAACTTCGAGTACGACTTTCACTACATCGATGAAGCTGCGCCCGCGGTTCGGGTGGTTGCGAGCGATCTGGATGGCCGGTATACGGTGACGAAGGAGTTCATCAGCGATCCGCACCATCCTGTGGTGCTGATGCATGTGAAGATCACCGGGGATGCGGATATTCTGTCGCGGCTGAAGTGCTATGCGCTGCTGGCTCCGCACTTGAACGGCGGTGGTGCGGGGAACTCGGCGCGGTCGATCGATGTGGCGGGACAGCGTTGTTTGCTGGCGTGGAAGGGCGAGACGTCGCTGGCGTTTGGCGCGAGTTGCGGGTTCATTCGTTCCTCGTGCGGGTATGCGGGGACGAGCGATGGATATCAGAATTTAGCTCAGGATATGCGGATGACCTGGCAGTTTGGGCAGGCTCTCGACGGGAACCTCGCGATTATGGGCGAGGTGGATATTGCGAAGAATCCTGAGTTCACGATTGCGATCTCGTTTGGCGATGGCCATCATTCGGCGATCGCACAGATGATGCAGACGCTGGCCGCGTCCTACGACGATCTGCAAGAGCGATTTCTGGATCAGTGGCGTCGTGTGAATTCTCCGGCGAGGCTGGCAGCTGCGTCTACCGACGGTGGAAAGTTGATGCGGATCAGCCACAATGTGCTGCTGACGCACGAGGACAAGACTTTCTCCGGCGCGTTTATTGCGTCGGCTTCGGTGCCATGGGGGGCTTCGAAGGGCGACTCGGATTTAGGTGGCTATCACCTGGTTTGGACGCGGGATATGGTGCAGACGGCGAGCGCTCTGCTGGCGTGCGGGAGGACGGATACGGCGCTTCGGGCGCTGGTCTATCTCGCCTGCACGCAGAAGCCGGATGGAAGCTTTGCGCAGAACTTCTGGATTGACGGGACACCGTATTGGACGGGGATTCAGCTGGATGAGGTGGCGTTTCCGATCATTCTGGCGTGGCGGCTTTGGAAGCAGGATGGGCTGGGAAACTTCGACGTGTTTCCGTTTGTCGAGCGCGCTGCATCGTTTCTAGTGCGGTACGCTCCGGTGACGCAGCAGGAGCGCTGGGAGGAGGCGGCTGGGTATTCGCCTTCGACGCTGGCGGCGGTGATCTCGGGGCTGATCTGTGCGGCGGATATTGCGCGGGATCGCGAGTCGGTGGAGCTGGCGGACTATCTGGAGACTTACGCGGACTGGATTGAGTCGCATCTGGATGAGTGGACGACAACGACGGAAGGGGTTCTGCATCCTGATGTTAAGTATCACTACATGCGGATTCGTCCACCGGCTCAGGGCGAGCCGTTTCATGACGACTCGCTGCCGCCAGGGATGATTCGGATTAACAATCGCGAGCCTGGGGAGAAGTATGAGTTCGAGGCGCGTGAGGTGATCGATGGCGGGTTCCTGGAGCTGGTGCGGTATGGGATTCGGCGGCCGGATGATCCGTTGATCGTCGATTCGCTGAAGGTTGTGGATCACGTTCTGAAGATTGAGACGCCGTATGGAGTTTCGTGGCGGCGGTATAACCATGACGGCTACGGCCAGAAGAAGGATGGCGGGCCGTATGACGGATCAGGGCAGGGACGGGCGTGGCCGATTTTGACGGGCGAACGCGGCCACTATGAGCTTTGCGCGGAGAGCGATTTCACGAAGTACATCAAGGCGATTGAGCAGTTTAGTTCTGTGGGGGGAATGCTTCCGGAGCAGGTCTGGGACTATGACGATATTCCTTCGAAGGGAATGTATCGGGGGCGGTCGGCGGGGTCGGCACAGCCGCTGGTGTGGGCGCATGCAGAGTATTTGAAGCTGCTGCGTTCGGCAGCGGATGGAAGGGTGTTTGACCGAATTCAGGTGGTCGAAGAGCGATATGCCGTTCCGAAAGGGAAGCGGTCGTTCAGTAACCACATTGAAATATTTGAGCCTACGCGGCCGATTTCTTCGATCTTATCCGGGCATACGCTTCGCATCGTGGATCGCGAGCATTTCCATGTTGTTTACACGTATGACAACTGGGCGACGACGCTGAAGCTGGACTCGCGGTCGGTGGGGTATTCCGGGTCGTTTGTGGATATTCCTACAGGCAAAGACCAGGTCGGCAAGATCACCTTTACGCTTGCGTGGCCTGTCGAGGGCCAGAAGGATCGTTGGCTGGGGCGAAATATTGATGTTGCTATTCATACGGTTCCGGCATCTACCAAGGTGTGA
- a CDS encoding superoxide dismutase has protein sequence MAYELPPLPYDYAALEPFIDEATMKLHHDKHHQTYVTNLNGAVEKHPEIGKKTPEELIKDLASIPEDVRKVVQNNGGGHVNHTMFWQIMKPKGGGEPTGEIAEQIKKDFGSFEDFKKQFNETTAKQFGSGWGWIIIVGGKLSIVTTANQDNPLSQGHYPILGNDVWEHAYYLKYQNKRPDYLAAWWNTVNWDEVNKRFATAKSHK, from the coding sequence GTGGCCTACGAACTACCTCCTTTGCCCTACGATTACGCGGCGCTTGAGCCTTTCATCGATGAAGCGACGATGAAGCTTCACCACGACAAGCACCACCAGACCTACGTCACCAATCTGAACGGCGCGGTGGAGAAACACCCCGAGATTGGTAAAAAAACTCCCGAAGAGCTAATCAAGGACCTCGCCAGCATCCCGGAGGATGTTCGCAAGGTAGTACAAAACAACGGCGGCGGCCACGTCAACCACACCATGTTCTGGCAGATCATGAAGCCCAAGGGCGGCGGAGAGCCCACCGGCGAGATCGCCGAACAGATCAAGAAAGACTTTGGCTCCTTCGAAGACTTCAAGAAGCAGTTCAATGAGACCACAGCCAAGCAGTTCGGCTCCGGCTGGGGCTGGATCATCATCGTCGGCGGAAAGCTCAGCATCGTCACCACCGCCAACCAGGACAATCCCCTCTCGCAAGGCCACTACCCCATCCTCGGCAACGACGTCTGGGAGCACGCCTACTACCTCAAGTACCAGAACAAGCGGCCAGACTACCTCGCCGCCTGGTGGAACACCGTCAACTGGGACGAAGTGAACAAGCGCTTCGCCACTGCCAAGTCTCACAAGTAA